In Streptomyces sp. NBC_01707, a genomic segment contains:
- the recX gene encoding recombination regulator RecX, giving the protein MTRRTEWPGSDAEPAPDSGAGPDYGTGSGGGFGEGAGRRARSRSRSSGSPSSSRAEKGEPRDPVEQARNICLRLLTGTPRTRKQLADALRKREIPDEAAEEVLSRFEDVGLIDDAAFADAWVESRHHGRGLARRALVRELRTKGVDSAVIDEAIGQLDSEQEEETARELVVRKLRSTRGLDRDRRLRRLAGMLARKGYGEGMALRVVRQALEEEGEDTEGLDEPF; this is encoded by the coding sequence GTGACACGTCGTACGGAGTGGCCGGGCAGTGACGCCGAGCCCGCCCCCGACTCCGGCGCCGGTCCCGATTACGGCACCGGCTCGGGCGGAGGGTTCGGCGAGGGCGCGGGCCGTCGGGCCCGCTCCCGTTCCAGGAGCAGCGGCTCCCCTTCCTCGTCGAGGGCCGAGAAGGGGGAGCCGCGAGACCCGGTCGAGCAGGCGCGCAACATCTGTCTGCGTCTGCTCACCGGGACCCCGCGCACCCGCAAGCAACTTGCGGACGCACTGCGGAAGCGGGAGATCCCGGATGAGGCAGCCGAAGAGGTGCTGTCGCGCTTCGAGGACGTCGGGCTCATCGACGATGCGGCGTTCGCGGACGCCTGGGTGGAATCCCGGCACCACGGCCGGGGCCTGGCCCGTCGTGCTCTTGTGCGGGAGCTGCGCACCAAGGGGGTGGACTCGGCGGTGATCGACGAGGCGATCGGTCAGCTCGACTCCGAGCAGGAGGAAGAGACCGCCCGGGAGCTCGTCGTGCGCAAGCTGCGCTCCACCCGCGGCCTGGACCGCGACAGGCGTCTGCGCCGCCTGGCGGGCATGCTCGCGCGCAAGGGGTACGGGGAGGGTATGGCCTTGCGTGTGGTGCGTCAGGCGCTCGAAGAAGAGGGTGAGGACACGGAAGGTCTCGACGAGCCGTTCTGA
- the recA gene encoding recombinase RecA, translated as MAGTDREKALDAALAQIERQFGKGAVMRLGERPNEPIEVIPTGSTALDVALGVGGLPRGRVVEVYGPESSGKTTLTLHAVANAQRLGGSVAFIDAEHALDPEYAKKLGVDIDNLILSQPDNGEQALEIVDMLVRSGALDLIVIDSVAALVPRAEIEGEMGDSHVGLQARLMSQALRKITSALNQSKTTAIFINQLREKIGVMFGSPETTTGGRALKFYASVRLDIRRIETLKDGTDAVGNRTRVKVVKNKVAPPFKQAEFDILYGQGISREGGLIDMGVEHGFVRKAGAWYTYEGDQLGQGKENARNFLKDNPDLANEIEKKILEKLGIGVRPEAALSAEPGADAAGGAAAAADSAAKSVPAPAGKAKPAKTAAAKS; from the coding sequence ATGGCAGGAACCGACCGCGAGAAGGCGTTGGACGCCGCACTCGCACAGATTGAACGGCAATTCGGCAAGGGCGCGGTGATGCGCCTCGGTGAGCGGCCGAACGAGCCCATCGAGGTGATCCCCACCGGGTCGACCGCACTCGACGTCGCCCTCGGCGTCGGCGGACTGCCGCGCGGCCGTGTGGTGGAGGTGTACGGGCCGGAGTCCTCCGGTAAGACGACGCTGACGCTGCACGCGGTGGCGAATGCACAGCGGCTCGGCGGCTCGGTGGCCTTCATCGACGCGGAGCACGCCCTCGACCCCGAGTATGCGAAGAAGCTCGGTGTCGACATCGACAACCTCATCCTGTCCCAGCCGGACAACGGTGAGCAGGCGCTCGAGATCGTGGACATGCTGGTCCGCTCGGGCGCTCTCGACCTGATCGTCATCGACTCCGTCGCGGCACTCGTGCCCCGTGCGGAGATCGAGGGTGAGATGGGCGACTCGCACGTCGGTCTGCAGGCCCGACTGATGAGCCAGGCACTCCGCAAGATCACCAGCGCGCTCAACCAGTCCAAGACCACCGCGATCTTCATCAACCAGCTCCGCGAGAAGATCGGTGTGATGTTCGGCTCCCCGGAGACCACGACCGGTGGCCGGGCGCTGAAGTTCTACGCATCGGTGCGCCTCGACATCCGTCGTATCGAGACGCTGAAGGACGGCACCGACGCCGTCGGCAACCGCACCCGCGTCAAGGTCGTCAAGAACAAGGTCGCGCCGCCCTTCAAGCAGGCCGAGTTCGACATCCTCTACGGCCAGGGCATCAGCCGTGAGGGCGGCCTGATCGACATGGGCGTGGAGCACGGCTTCGTGCGCAAGGCGGGCGCCTGGTACACGTACGAGGGCGACCAGCTCGGCCAGGGCAAGGAGAACGCCCGCAACTTCCTCAAGGACAACCCCGATCTCGCCAACGAGATCGAGAAGAAGATCCTCGAGAAGCTGGGCATCGGTGTCAGGCCGGAGGCGGCTCTCTCCGCCGAACCCGGTGCGGACGCGGCGGGCGGCGCGGCGGCTGCGGCCGACAGCGCGGCGAAGTCGGTGCCCGCTCCGGCCGGCAAGGCGAAGCCGGCCAAGACTGCGGCGGCCAAGAGCTAG
- a CDS encoding AI-2E family transporter gives MPAWLPRAMVLALALYACFRLGSWAFDQLIGLLINVLIAFFLALAIEPAVGRMSARGMRRGLATFLVFLAILIAGAGFVVLLGSMLAGQIVEMVEEFPKYLDSVINWVNQNFHTELSRVEVQDSLLHSDWLQKYVQNSATGVLDVSTTVLGGLFRLLTISLFSFYFAADGPRLRRGLCSVLPPARQTEVLRAWEIAVDKTGGYLYSRGLMALISGIAHYILLVFLDVPYAPALAVWVGLVSQFIPTIGTYLAGALPMLIAFTIDPWYALWVLGFVVIYQQFENYVLQPKLTSKTVDIHPAVAFGSVIAGTALMGAVGALIAIPAVATLQAFLGAYVKRYDVTDDPRVHGRHQRRRGESLFSRLRRATRDPGSDGGEDAERPEAPGPRPRG, from the coding sequence ATGCCTGCGTGGCTGCCGCGCGCCATGGTCCTCGCCCTGGCGCTCTATGCCTGCTTCCGGCTCGGCAGCTGGGCTTTCGACCAGCTCATCGGGCTGTTGATCAACGTGCTGATCGCCTTCTTCCTGGCGCTCGCCATAGAACCCGCGGTGGGCCGGATGTCGGCGCGCGGTATGCGTCGCGGCCTGGCGACCTTCCTGGTGTTCCTGGCGATCCTGATCGCCGGGGCCGGGTTCGTCGTACTGCTCGGATCAATGCTCGCGGGCCAGATCGTCGAGATGGTCGAGGAGTTCCCCAAGTACCTGGACTCGGTGATCAACTGGGTCAACCAGAACTTCCACACCGAGCTCTCGCGCGTCGAGGTGCAGGACAGCCTGCTGCACTCCGACTGGTTGCAGAAGTACGTCCAGAACAGTGCGACCGGTGTGCTCGATGTCTCCACCACCGTGCTCGGCGGACTGTTCCGACTGCTGACGATCTCCCTGTTCTCGTTCTACTTCGCGGCCGACGGCCCCCGGCTGCGCCGCGGTCTCTGCTCCGTACTGCCGCCCGCTCGGCAAACCGAGGTCCTGCGGGCCTGGGAGATCGCGGTCGACAAGACCGGTGGCTATCTCTACTCGCGCGGGCTGATGGCTCTCATCTCCGGGATCGCCCACTACATACTGCTGGTGTTCCTCGATGTGCCGTACGCGCCGGCCCTCGCGGTCTGGGTCGGTCTCGTCTCGCAGTTCATCCCCACGATCGGTACGTATCTGGCGGGCGCCCTGCCGATGCTGATCGCGTTCACCATCGACCCCTGGTACGCCCTGTGGGTGCTCGGATTCGTGGTGATCTACCAGCAGTTCGAGAACTATGTACTGCAGCCCAAGCTCACCTCCAAGACCGTCGACATCCATCCGGCGGTCGCCTTCGGATCGGTCATCGCCGGTACGGCGCTGATGGGCGCCGTGGGCGCGCTGATCGCGATCCCGGCCGTCGCGACGTTGCAGGCGTTCCTGGGCGCCTATGTGAAGCGCTACGACGTGACGGACGACCCACGGGTCCACGGCCGTCACCAGCGGCGGCGCGGTGAGTCGTTGTTCTCGCGGCTGCGCCGCGCGACCCGGGATCCCGGGAGCGACGGCGGAGAGGACGCGGAGCGACCGGAAGCACCGGGTCCGCGGCCGCGGGGCTGA
- a CDS encoding cysteine dioxygenase codes for MSASRSPSPSLRTPLSGPHSGAGLGPTAAELLEFVRRTAADTDLIAALPLDPEGRTWIRLDGPGGSEAWLIGWPPGTGTGWHDHADSLGAFSTAAGTLKEQSLAVRLPTDGWKTLELAEGVDRSRQLSTGQGRAFGRHHVHEVLNESDTEHAVSVHAYYPPLPQIRRYSRTGAVLRLEHVEHPEDWQ; via the coding sequence GTGTCTGCCTCTCGCTCTCCTTCGCCCTCCCTGCGCACGCCTCTCTCCGGTCCGCACTCCGGTGCCGGACTCGGCCCCACAGCCGCGGAGCTGCTCGAATTCGTCCGCCGCACGGCGGCGGACACCGATCTCATCGCCGCACTCCCCCTCGATCCCGAAGGCCGTACCTGGATCCGGCTCGACGGGCCCGGTGGCAGTGAGGCCTGGCTGATCGGCTGGCCGCCGGGCACCGGCACCGGCTGGCACGACCACGCCGACTCGCTCGGTGCCTTCAGCACGGCGGCCGGCACCCTGAAGGAGCAGTCGCTCGCGGTGCGGCTGCCCACCGACGGCTGGAAGACGCTTGAACTGGCCGAAGGCGTCGATCGGTCCCGGCAGCTGTCGACCGGTCAGGGCAGGGCGTTCGGCCGGCACCATGTGCACGAGGTGCTGAACGAGTCCGACACCGAGCACGCCGTCTCCGTCCATGCGTACTATCCGCCGCTGCCGCAGATCCGGCGCTACAGCCGCACGGGCGCGGTACTCCGTCTCGAGCACGTCGAGCACCCGGAGGACTGGCAGTGA
- a CDS encoding helix-turn-helix domain-containing protein: protein MADKPGGTEITELAALKALAQPRRQQILQHLTLHGPATSAILARVLELNTGATSYHLRELARYGFVEDAAVKEPGSRRARWWRAVPGDRRFPPRSRQSPEVRLVMDELNRHAYAADLALFERLQRDGGESGGDLGEWADAFPYSRGSIRLTLPELRAFFEEFIALMNRYKRPDADVPPGARTVHTRLLAFPAPFQPPANDGADDNRRETDAS from the coding sequence ATGGCAGACAAGCCCGGCGGTACCGAAATCACAGAGCTGGCCGCTCTCAAGGCGCTCGCTCAGCCGCGACGCCAGCAGATCCTTCAGCACCTCACCCTGCACGGCCCGGCGACATCCGCGATCCTTGCCCGCGTCCTGGAGCTGAACACCGGGGCCACCAGCTATCACCTGCGTGAGCTCGCCAGGTACGGGTTTGTGGAGGACGCCGCGGTCAAGGAACCGGGCAGCCGACGGGCGAGGTGGTGGCGGGCTGTTCCCGGCGACCGGCGCTTCCCGCCCCGTTCCCGCCAGAGCCCCGAGGTGCGGCTCGTCATGGACGAGCTGAACCGCCATGCATACGCCGCCGACCTCGCCCTCTTCGAGCGGCTCCAGCGCGACGGTGGCGAGTCGGGTGGCGACCTGGGCGAGTGGGCCGATGCGTTCCCGTACTCGCGGGGATCCATCCGGCTCACGCTTCCCGAACTCCGCGCGTTCTTCGAGGAGTTCATCGCCCTCATGAACCGCTACAAGCGGCCCGACGCCGACGTCCCGCCGGGCGCCCGTACTGTCCACACCCGGCTGCTCGCCTTCCCGGCCCCTTTCCAGCCCCCGGCGAACGACGGCGCGGACGACAACAGAAGAGAGACGGACGCATCATGA
- a CDS encoding FAD-dependent monooxygenase: MDPVIVVGAGPVGLVLSLALAAQGVPSVLLDEDAGKDETRPARTVVLREDTAALVERLGCATLRDQGVQWSGWRSMRRKQLVRELRLGEDSPYGDQLPTPVHVPQHALTRGLRDAVARQELVQMAPLSRIDTLEQDPAGVTVHTREPDSTWWRGSYLVGCDGARSTVRKLLDIRFPGRTAVERHAVAALRTELPWPGQAVLHRLPPWRSGGAEVTARPLPDGVWRLDWLLPPRGELVTPDALITRVRDTLAGWCGGETPPYELLDTGVYTLHHRLARRWRVRRAFLAGDAAHLLGALGTQGLDEGLRDAENLAWKLAQAWHHGASDVLLDSYQTERRAAVASRLRAADQSLPILRGGGGLRTLLPGGARGHDSLLADGHLGCGPLGAPPSYTHSPLAPPRAEAHTTVGTPPGAPVADVRVTAPDGTTVRLRERLGQGHLLVLLVAPGTGVWDRRHWLMAGVMPRLVEAVDALPVKGELLVTEAYPGASAHTVLLVRPDGHLVASFTGVRPAELFAAANAARGGEPRASVRADQTADIN; the protein is encoded by the coding sequence GTGGACCCGGTGATCGTCGTCGGTGCCGGGCCCGTCGGCCTGGTGCTGTCGCTCGCCCTCGCCGCGCAGGGCGTGCCCTCCGTACTTCTCGACGAGGACGCGGGGAAGGACGAGACGCGTCCTGCCCGGACCGTGGTGCTGCGTGAGGACACCGCGGCGCTGGTGGAGCGGCTCGGGTGCGCGACGCTCCGGGACCAGGGCGTCCAGTGGTCGGGCTGGCGGTCCATGCGGCGCAAGCAGCTGGTACGCGAACTGCGGCTCGGCGAGGACTCCCCGTACGGTGATCAGCTGCCGACCCCGGTCCACGTGCCCCAGCATGCACTGACGCGCGGGCTGCGGGACGCGGTCGCCCGGCAGGAGCTGGTCCAGATGGCACCGCTCAGCCGGATCGACACCCTGGAGCAGGACCCGGCCGGCGTCACGGTGCACACCAGGGAGCCCGACTCGACGTGGTGGCGCGGGAGTTACCTGGTCGGCTGCGACGGCGCCAGGTCCACCGTGCGCAAGCTCCTGGACATCAGGTTCCCCGGACGCACGGCGGTGGAGCGGCATGCCGTCGCCGCGCTGCGCACCGAGCTGCCCTGGCCCGGGCAGGCCGTGCTGCACCGGCTGCCGCCGTGGCGCAGCGGCGGCGCCGAGGTGACCGCGCGGCCGCTGCCGGACGGAGTGTGGCGGCTGGACTGGCTGCTTCCGCCGCGCGGCGAGCTCGTCACGCCCGACGCCCTGATCACCCGGGTGCGAGACACCCTCGCCGGCTGGTGCGGCGGCGAGACGCCCCCGTACGAACTCCTGGACACTGGCGTCTACACCCTGCACCACCGGCTGGCCCGGCGCTGGCGTGTCCGGCGGGCCTTCCTGGCCGGGGACGCCGCACATCTGCTGGGCGCCCTGGGCACGCAGGGGCTCGACGAGGGGCTGCGGGACGCCGAGAACCTGGCCTGGAAGCTGGCACAGGCCTGGCATCACGGTGCCTCGGACGTACTGCTCGACAGCTACCAGACGGAGCGCCGGGCCGCGGTCGCCTCGCGGCTGCGCGCCGCGGACCAGTCGCTGCCGATACTGCGTGGTGGCGGAGGTCTGCGGACATTGCTTCCGGGGGGCGCACGCGGGCACGATTCGCTGCTCGCCGACGGTCATCTGGGCTGCGGCCCGCTCGGTGCGCCCCCCTCGTACACGCACTCCCCCCTTGCACCTCCACGCGCCGAGGCGCACACAACGGTCGGTACGCCCCCCGGTGCGCCGGTTGCCGATGTGCGGGTGACGGCGCCCGACGGCACGACCGTACGACTGCGCGAGCGGCTGGGGCAGGGGCATCTGCTGGTGCTGCTGGTCGCTCCGGGGACCGGGGTGTGGGACCGACGGCACTGGCTGATGGCGGGCGTGATGCCCCGGCTCGTCGAGGCGGTCGACGCCTTGCCGGTGAAGGGCGAGCTCCTCGTGACCGAGGCCTACCCCGGGGCATCGGCCCACACCGTGCTGCTGGTCCGGCCGGACGGACACCTGGTGGCGTCGTTCACCGGGGTCCGGCCGGCGGAACTTTTCGCGGCGGCGAACGCGGCGCGCGGCGGTGAGCCCCGTGCGTCCGTACGGGCTGACCAGACCGCAGACATCAATTGA
- a CDS encoding putative leader peptide produces MRLWRRVHMDLVRYAGCVCRPSC; encoded by the coding sequence GTGCGCCTGTGGCGGAGGGTCCATATGGACCTCGTCCGCTACGCGGGCTGCGTGTGTCGTCCGTCCTGCTGA
- a CDS encoding rhodanese-like domain-containing protein codes for MSGDRNGGTERVGIEELLERVRAGFDRIGPHEAAAAASDGALLVDIRYAALRDRDGLIPGALVVERNELEWRLDPHGSHRAPEADSHDLQVVVVCNEGYASSLAVASLRQLGLHRATDLIGGFQAWRAAGLPVDA; via the coding sequence GTGAGCGGCGACCGGAACGGCGGTACGGAGCGGGTGGGAATCGAGGAGCTGCTGGAGCGGGTCCGGGCCGGGTTCGACCGGATCGGTCCGCACGAGGCGGCGGCCGCCGCCTCGGACGGGGCCCTGCTGGTGGACATCCGCTATGCGGCGCTGCGCGACCGGGACGGACTGATTCCGGGGGCGCTGGTCGTCGAGCGCAACGAGCTGGAGTGGCGCCTCGACCCGCACGGCAGCCATCGCGCGCCGGAGGCGGACAGCCATGACTTGCAGGTGGTGGTGGTGTGCAACGAGGGCTACGCGTCGAGTCTCGCGGTCGCATCCCTGCGGCAATTGGGACTGCACCGGGCGACGGACCTGATCGGCGGGTTCCAGGCGTGGCGTGCGGCGGGGCTTCCGGTCGACGCCTGA
- a CDS encoding FtsX-like permease family protein produces the protein MMLRYALRTIRDRKGGFLGALLALMCAAALITACGTLLETGLRGRIATERYAAAPLVVSADQNIHRTTVKHKGNGETKAKHKAKPVAERAWLPGATADRIRPLEGVRQVIPELTFLAEPVAEPVDRPSYGHSWASASLTPFKLTTGRAPATADDIVIDRGFAERAGLKPGDRLTVQSTGAPRPYRISGIAAPAGRGELQQQTSLFFFATEAERLAARPGQVTALGVLPTPNTDLTELKRQVERALKGTTAQVATGDDRGPVEFLDAAGARIKLVSMGGAMGGTSLLVAILVVVGTFALSIQQRHRELALLRAIAATSRQIRRLLGREALIVGAVAGVLGSLVGLPLTTWLHSRFIDMGAIPANLERTAGIYPAVVAVAVTLLGAWSAAWISGRRIARIHPAEAMAESAVERDRPARGRIAAGLVLLVGGAVLVAVLSGLRTEAASTPVTFLAVVVLATAVSLLGPLLIRTASALLAGPLRLAGSGGTLATANIRGNSTRMAAVVTPLTLLIGMTCTVLFVQPTLGGAARTQAREGTRATWVLAAQGPGIPSVAAEAVRTTRGVTAATEVVRTTVRVGLDKYQAQGVTQAGLSRTWDPEVTGGSLADFAAGPRTAAVSELAAEQLGLHPGSTLRLHLGDGTPATLTVAAVYARGLGFGDLTLPHDLVARHMDNPLAATVLVAGDSDRGRLAAALKKFPGIAVLAPAAADQLQAERQQENSEVNYLAMGLILAFTAIAVVNTLAMSVSERIKEFAMLRLAGATRRQVLRILRIEALSLLLIAAVLGTGIALAVLTAFSIGMTGSARPTVTPVVYATVVGAAALLVLVASALPGRVALKARPVEVAASKQ, from the coding sequence ATGATGCTGCGCTATGCCCTACGGACAATTCGGGACCGCAAGGGCGGGTTCCTGGGTGCCCTACTGGCGCTGATGTGCGCCGCCGCCCTCATCACCGCCTGTGGCACGCTTCTGGAGACCGGACTGCGCGGAAGGATCGCCACGGAGCGCTATGCCGCGGCTCCGCTCGTCGTCTCCGCCGACCAGAACATCCACCGGACCACCGTCAAGCACAAGGGCAACGGAGAGACGAAGGCCAAGCACAAAGCGAAACCCGTCGCCGAGCGCGCCTGGCTCCCCGGGGCCACCGCCGACCGGATCCGGCCTCTGGAAGGCGTACGCCAGGTGATCCCCGAGCTCACCTTCCTGGCCGAGCCGGTAGCCGAGCCCGTTGACCGGCCTTCATACGGACACTCCTGGGCGTCGGCCTCCCTCACTCCGTTCAAGCTCACCACGGGCCGAGCTCCTGCCACCGCAGACGACATCGTGATCGACCGAGGGTTCGCCGAGCGAGCCGGCCTGAAGCCAGGGGACCGGCTCACTGTGCAGTCCACCGGCGCTCCCCGCCCCTACCGCATCAGCGGCATCGCGGCCCCGGCCGGCCGCGGTGAGCTCCAGCAGCAGACCTCCCTGTTCTTCTTCGCCACCGAGGCCGAGCGGCTCGCCGCCCGCCCCGGCCAGGTCACCGCCCTCGGAGTGCTGCCCACGCCCAACACGGACCTCACCGAGCTGAAGCGGCAGGTCGAGCGAGCACTCAAGGGCACCACCGCACAGGTGGCCACGGGTGACGACCGCGGTCCGGTCGAGTTCCTGGACGCCGCCGGCGCCCGCATCAAGCTCGTTTCGATGGGCGGCGCGATGGGTGGCACCTCGCTCCTCGTCGCGATCCTTGTGGTCGTAGGCACCTTTGCGCTCTCCATTCAGCAGCGCCACCGCGAACTGGCACTGCTGCGCGCCATCGCCGCCACATCGCGCCAGATACGCCGTCTCCTCGGCCGTGAGGCGCTGATCGTCGGAGCCGTGGCCGGTGTGCTGGGCTCGCTGGTCGGACTGCCGCTCACCACCTGGCTGCACAGCCGATTCATCGACATGGGGGCGATTCCCGCGAACCTGGAACGCACCGCGGGCATCTACCCGGCCGTCGTCGCCGTCGCCGTTACCCTCCTCGGAGCCTGGTCAGCCGCCTGGATCTCCGGCCGCCGGATCGCCCGTATCCACCCGGCCGAAGCCATGGCCGAGTCCGCGGTCGAGCGTGACCGGCCGGCCCGGGGCCGGATCGCCGCCGGTCTGGTGCTGCTCGTGGGCGGCGCAGTCCTCGTCGCCGTACTCAGCGGTCTCCGTACCGAGGCGGCCTCGACCCCGGTCACCTTCCTGGCCGTCGTGGTGCTGGCCACGGCAGTGTCGCTGCTCGGTCCGCTCCTCATCAGGACGGCGTCGGCGCTGCTCGCGGGACCGCTTCGACTGGCCGGTTCCGGCGGCACTCTCGCCACCGCGAACATCCGCGGAAACTCGACCCGGATGGCCGCCGTCGTCACCCCGCTCACCCTGCTCATCGGGATGACCTGCACGGTTCTCTTCGTCCAGCCGACCCTCGGAGGTGCCGCCCGCACCCAGGCCCGAGAAGGTACCCGTGCCACCTGGGTCCTGGCCGCGCAGGGCCCTGGAATCCCGTCCGTCGCCGCCGAGGCCGTCCGTACGACCCGGGGCGTCACGGCCGCCACCGAGGTCGTACGCACCACTGTCCGCGTCGGACTCGACAAGTACCAGGCCCAGGGCGTCACGCAGGCCGGTCTCAGCCGCACCTGGGATCCCGAGGTGACCGGCGGTTCGCTCGCGGACTTCGCGGCGGGTCCCCGCACCGCCGCGGTCAGTGAACTCGCCGCAGAGCAGTTGGGACTGCACCCCGGCAGCACACTGAGACTGCACCTCGGCGACGGGACGCCCGCCACCCTCACCGTCGCGGCCGTCTACGCCCGCGGCCTGGGTTTCGGCGACCTGACCCTGCCCCACGACCTGGTCGCCCGCCATATGGACAACCCCCTTGCTGCCACGGTCCTGGTCGCCGGGGACAGCGACCGCGGCCGACTCGCTGCCGCACTGAAGAAATTCCCCGGCATCGCCGTGCTCGCCCCTGCCGCTGCCGACCAGCTCCAGGCAGAGCGGCAGCAGGAGAACTCCGAGGTCAACTATCTCGCCATGGGCCTGATCCTGGCCTTCACCGCGATCGCGGTCGTCAACACCCTTGCCATGTCGGTGTCCGAACGGATCAAGGAGTTCGCCATGCTCCGTCTGGCCGGTGCCACCCGGCGCCAGGTCCTGCGGATACTTCGTATCGAGGCGCTGTCGCTCCTGCTGATCGCCGCCGTCCTCGGTACCGGCATCGCACTCGCCGTACTCACCGCCTTCAGCATCGGCATGACCGGCAGCGCGCGGCCGACCGTCACGCCGGTGGTGTACGCGACGGTGGTGGGCGCAGCCGCGCTGCTGGTGCTGGTTGCCTCCGCGCTGCCCGGCCGGGTGGCCCTGAAGGCCCGCCCGGTGGAGGTGGCTGCTTCCAAGCAGTGA
- a CDS encoding DUF3046 domain-containing protein: MRLTIFWERMEDHFGAGYADSFARDHVMAELGGRTVHQALAAGWEAKDVWRGVCTAVGIPADKR; the protein is encoded by the coding sequence ATGCGGTTGACGATTTTCTGGGAACGGATGGAAGACCACTTCGGCGCGGGGTACGCCGACTCCTTCGCGCGCGATCATGTGATGGCCGAGCTCGGCGGGCGGACGGTGCACCAGGCGCTGGCCGCCGGCTGGGAGGCGAAGGACGTCTGGCGCGGGGTCTGCACGGCGGTCGGCATCCCCGCCGACAAGCGCTGA
- a CDS encoding AzlD domain-containing protein produces MNVWTAIALTAVGCYLAKLLGLLVPAGALERPLVQRLSALLPVALLAALTAQQTFGDGQQLVLDARGAGLAAAALALVLRAPFLVVVGAAVVVTAGVRALG; encoded by the coding sequence ATGAACGTCTGGACAGCGATAGCACTCACTGCCGTCGGCTGCTATCTCGCGAAGCTGCTGGGACTGCTGGTGCCGGCGGGCGCACTTGAACGCCCGCTCGTCCAGCGCCTTTCCGCGCTCCTGCCGGTGGCGCTCCTGGCGGCCCTCACGGCGCAGCAGACCTTCGGAGACGGACAGCAGCTGGTGCTGGACGCCAGGGGTGCGGGACTGGCTGCCGCGGCGCTCGCCCTGGTTCTGCGTGCTCCCTTCCTGGTGGTCGTGGGAGCTGCCGTGGTCGTCACGGCAGGGGTGCGTGCGCTCGGATAG